In one Mesorhizobium australicum genomic region, the following are encoded:
- a CDS encoding FAD-linked oxidase C-terminal domain-containing protein has protein sequence MSGLVMPAPDAQTMRRRDEIVADMRIIVPGEGVVDHPTGMRAFESDGLTAYRQLPLVVVLPETTAQVSRILKYCNDRNIRVVPRGSGTSLSGGALPLEDAVLLVMSRFNRILDIDFANRAIVAQPGVTNLGITTAVQDQGFYYAPDPSSQIACSIGGNVAENSGGVHCLKYGLTANNVLGIEMVLMDGEVVRLGGKHLDSEGYDLLGVMTGSEGLLGVVTEVTVRILKKPEAARALLIGFPSSEEAGQCVADIIGAGIIPGGMEMMDRPAIHAAEDFVHAGYPLDVEALLIVELDGPGPEIDHLIGEVEAIARRNGSTECRISASEAERLSFWAGRKAAFPAVGRISPDYYCMDGTIPRKELPKVLAGMREMSEKYGLGVANVFHAGDGNLHPLILYDANIPGELEKAESFGSDILRLCVAVGGVLTGEHGVGVEKRDLMPEMFSEIDLDQQMRVKCAFDPKHLLNPGKVFPQLRRCAELGRMHVHRGQMAFPDIPRF, from the coding sequence ATGTCAGGTCTCGTGATGCCTGCCCCCGATGCGCAGACAATGCGCCGACGCGACGAGATCGTGGCGGATATGCGCATCATCGTGCCGGGCGAGGGCGTCGTCGACCATCCGACCGGCATGCGCGCCTTCGAGAGCGACGGGCTGACCGCCTACCGCCAGTTGCCCTTGGTCGTCGTGCTGCCCGAGACCACCGCCCAGGTCTCGCGCATCCTGAAATACTGCAACGACCGCAACATACGTGTCGTGCCGCGTGGCTCCGGAACGTCCCTGTCCGGCGGCGCGCTGCCGCTAGAGGACGCGGTGCTGCTGGTGATGAGCCGCTTCAACCGCATTCTCGACATCGACTTCGCCAACCGCGCCATCGTCGCGCAGCCGGGCGTCACCAATCTCGGCATCACAACGGCCGTGCAAGACCAGGGATTCTACTACGCACCGGACCCCTCCTCGCAGATCGCTTGTTCGATCGGCGGCAATGTCGCGGAAAACTCTGGCGGCGTGCATTGCCTGAAATACGGCCTCACCGCCAACAACGTACTGGGCATCGAGATGGTGCTGATGGACGGCGAGGTGGTGCGCCTCGGCGGCAAGCATCTGGATTCGGAAGGCTACGACCTTCTCGGCGTCATGACCGGCTCGGAAGGCCTGCTCGGCGTCGTCACCGAGGTCACAGTACGCATCTTGAAGAAGCCCGAGGCGGCGCGGGCGCTGCTCATCGGCTTCCCGTCTTCTGAGGAGGCCGGCCAGTGTGTCGCCGACATCATCGGCGCCGGCATCATCCCCGGCGGCATGGAGATGATGGATCGCCCGGCGATCCATGCGGCAGAGGATTTCGTCCATGCCGGCTATCCGCTCGACGTCGAGGCGCTGCTGATCGTCGAGCTTGACGGGCCTGGCCCCGAGATCGACCACCTGATCGGCGAAGTGGAGGCGATCGCACGCCGCAACGGCTCGACCGAGTGTCGCATCTCCGCCTCCGAGGCCGAGCGCCTGTCCTTCTGGGCCGGCCGCAAGGCGGCGTTCCCGGCCGTTGGCCGCATCTCGCCCGACTATTACTGCATGGACGGCACAATCCCGCGCAAGGAACTGCCGAAGGTTCTGGCCGGCATGCGCGAGATGTCGGAGAAATACGGGCTCGGCGTCGCCAACGTCTTCCATGCCGGCGACGGCAACCTGCACCCGCTCATCCTCTACGACGCGAACATTCCGGGCGAACTAGAGAAGGCTGAGAGCTTCGGCTCCGACATCCTGCGCCTCTGCGTCGCCGTCGGCGGGGTCCTCACTGGGGAGCATGGTGTCGGCGTCGAGAAGCGAGACCTGATGCCGGAGATGTTCTCCGAGATCGACCTCGACCAGCAGATGCGCGTCAAATGCGCCTTCGACCCGAAGCACCTGCTCAATCCCGGCAAAGTCTTCCCGCAACTGCGCCGCTGCGCCGAGCTCGGCCGCATGCACGTGCATCGCGGGCAGATGGCTTTCCCGGACATTCCGAGGTTTTAG
- a CDS encoding AbrB/MazE/SpoVT family DNA-binding domain-containing protein: MTTLTVTAKGQVTLKKELLQHLGVKPGQKIEVDALPGGQLAMKAAPRKGSWEEIYGMLAGKTDKVATIEEMNEAIRRGWAGER; this comes from the coding sequence ATGACCACACTCACTGTAACGGCCAAGGGCCAAGTGACACTGAAGAAGGAACTGCTGCAGCATCTCGGCGTGAAACCCGGCCAGAAGATCGAGGTGGATGCCTTGCCCGGCGGGCAGCTGGCGATGAAGGCGGCTCCGCGAAAGGGAAGCTGGGAGGAAATCTACGGAATGCTCGCTGGCAAGACCGACAAGGTCGCGACGATCGAAGAGATGAACGAGGCCATTCGAAGGGGTTGGGCCGGAGAGAGATGA